A region of the Salvia splendens isolate huo1 chromosome 11, SspV2, whole genome shotgun sequence genome:
AACCTTAAATTAGATCAAAGTAAGGTATGTTAGGAATGTTAACATATTTAGACAAGTAAAAACAGTAAAGGAAAAACATGCCTGTCGGAGGCATTGATCTTTTAGATGTCAGATAGGAAAAGCAGAGGTAGTAGAAATTGTGCCTCTAATTTGTAGCCATCATGTTGCATAATTCATTTTTGCTTGATGGCTAAATTATGCAATTGCTTTTCTTATGAGTAGTGTTTCTAAATTGTTTTATTCGCAATGCATGTGTCGTTGTCTTCATGTTGCGGATTATGGATAACAAGATATAAAGCTGTTGAGTAAAATATTTCATAATGCATACATGGAGTGTGTGTTTTGAGCTTTTGACCATCAATATTGATTAGTTCCCAGTAGAGCATTTAACTATAGCTACTTTAGTGTGCTTCAACATGTTGAGAGGATAATTACTTAGCAGCATgcgaattttaatttattaattaagttaCTGGTGATACACGTCAGAGATGTCAAGCTGGTACTGGAAGTGTAGGAACTGGCTCATCTGGAAAGGAGCCTGTTGTTGCACATGTTAGAATTGCTGCTGCAGATGCTAAAGAAAGTGAACACGGTCAAGATTTAGACATTGACGAGGCCAACTCACAGCCAATTAAGAAACTGAAAATTGAGTCAGATGCCGATGATCACAGGGACCAGTTGGTTGAGTCTCTACATTTGAATTACGTAAAATTAGATGCGGCCGCCGAAGCCTCAACTCAATCTCCTGGATTGTCTGTTAATGTTGTTACCGGGGAAGGAAAAGTGGTTGGGATGTCTACTGTAAACACAGAAGCAACTGAAGCTAAGGTCCTTGAAGCTAGCAGGAGCCATATCGTTGGCCGTTCTAAAACGAATAAACCTGATGGCTCAGCTGAAGGTACCCTTCATCCCAAGAGAGAACATTCAGGATCAGAAGGTTCTATTGGAGCAAGAAAAAGGTCATCAGGGCTTAAACCGAGCTCGGAAGTGGCTGATGAATTACTCAAATCAAATGGCACATCGAGAAGTCATTCAACAGCTTCATATCAGCGTAAAGCAGGAGTTTCTGTATTGAGATCCACTTCTTCCGGTATCGTGTCCAAATCATCTGAAAATTACATGGCCTTAACTGCTCAAAATTCCTCTGTTCATATCAGACATGAGTTGTCTGATAGCAGTCAGGGAACTATGAAAGACAATGCTTCAGCTGATAAAGTTGAGCATGTAGAAAAATGTGGGAGGCCAAAGAAATTACTTAAAGAACCTTCAAGATCAGGCCCTCTGGCAAAAATATCAGAGACCAAGAAAATGTCCAACTCATTTGATTCAAAAAAGGCATCAGATTTGAAGGATCACAGTCTTCATTCTTCTTCTAAAGTACCATTGGGCTCAAATGTTGCATCCAGTCATGTTGCTGGTGAGTGTGCTAGTCTGCCATCAGTGGAGGGTGCATCCAATAAAGCGGTAGCTTCAGCTGTTTCTGGAAAAGGTGAAAAGTCTTATCAGACAGGTTGTAACCCGCCATCTAAAGGACATGTAATTTCAATGACCTCTTCAGCATCATCAAATATTCCCGCTACCTTGAGTGATGAAGAGGTATAAAGCAATTATCGAATTTTATGTTTGTATTTTACATATTCTTTCTCATCTAACCTTTTTGTGGTATGTCACATTCAGCTTGCTTTACTTTTACATCAAGAACTGAATAGTTCTCCAAGAGTTCCTCGGGTGCCACGCATGCGTCATGCTGGAAGTTTACCTCAGTTAACAGGTCCAAATGCTACTAGTGTACTGATGAAGAGAACTTCTAGTGGTGGAAAAGATCAGGGCATGGTATGCCCATCTTAATTTGTCCATTGAGTTGCTTTTCAGTATTTTTATCTGACTATGAAATCAAGGTTATGACTCATCTTTAATGAATTGAAGGCTTCTAGGAGGAGGACCAAGGACTTTTCTGGAGATGGATCGCACGCTCCTCTGGAAGCTGTCAACGAAGTTAAAAAGTTGGAGAGAAAACCTACTTCGCAGGATAACAGGAGGCATAATTCCAGTTACAGTGTAGATCAGCTTTCAAGAAAAGAAGTAGATGGTGCTCTAGTGAAAAGTGTGCCATCAATGAAGAAGACAAACGCGAACAGCTCCATGTCATCATCAGTGGATGCTAATGGCCACAATGTATCTAATCGCCCATCATCAAGGAGTGCTGCTGATGATGATCGGCAGATGGTTAGTCGTCAGACAAATCGTACTTTGCCTGGTTTGTGCTCTTTCCAGCTTAAAATTCGACTTGTATATTGTGTTTCTGATACAGATTGCTAAAAGCATGGTTTATCATTATTTGGGATTGAATTTTGTAGGTTTGATTGCTGAGATTATGAGTGAAGGAAAACGCATGACTTACGAAGAACTGTGTAATGCTGTTCTGCCGGTATGCCACTTTACTTAATCTATGGTTTAtcattactctctctctctctcgctcgctTGTGGATTATACAATTGAGTGGCGTAGTCTTTCAATTGACTGGTAaaattttatcttcattttttttccacttaaaaaatattttaatgctTATTCCCAGCATTGGCCTCACCTAAGGAAACATAATGGAGAGCGCTATGCATATTCAAGCCACTCACAGGCCGTACTTGATTGTTTGAGGAACCGAAGTGAATGGGCTCGTCTAGTTGACCGTGGGCCAAAGGTATTCTTGTGCAAACGCTTTTATCTATCTGCTCCTCACGTAGTTCCTTGTTATTACTCCTCAAGTAGTTCCTTGTTATTACTCCTCAAGTAGTTCCTTGTTATCTGCTCCTCACCGttccacaataggagtcacattttgtgtgggcacgagttttaagaaatgttaaaaaagtgggttgaataagttcGTGGACTAtgggtcccacttatatatattaattttattataaaatgtgagtggaataagttggtggaatatgaaTCTTATATCTCCAGCATCCATTTTTTTGATCTAAGGATTCATATCTCAGTTTTAATACcccttccgtcccacaatattgtcactcttttctatTTCGATCTGTCCAACAATAAttatcacacttcatttttaccataaaatagtaagtaggttccacattccactaactcactccactcacattttattataaaaccatataaaaaaatgggtcccatattctactaactttccAACCAACTTAtcttttatggtaaaagtgaaatgtgactcttattgtgggatggagatAGTAATAAGTTTTAGACTATTGCACCAGTTTTTTCAGATACATAATTTTGATACTTAACACTGCTATGTGAATTTGTCCAATACATAATTTTGTAAGTATGTGGATTTGCACAAATACATAATTTTGATACATAACACTTCCTTATATGCCCCTTTTTAGCACAGTTCCATCTGGTGTAGATATTTTGTTTGCATGCGCACAGTCGAGCTTACTTGTAAGTGGATGTAGTAATGCATACAGTCATCTCTCTTGTTTATGTGGCTATAATGTTTTTAGAGAATTCTGGAGATTTTGAAGATTATATTATCTTTAAGCATTACTTCTACGTTGAAATGTGCATAACTGTGTTGTCTATATTTACGTGCTTTCTATTTCAGACTAGTGTGAGTAGAAAACGAGGCAAACTTGATACTGATTCCCTGAGCATGGAGTCCGAGGATAATGAAGATCAGATGGTAAAAACTTCAAAAGATGCTGGGAGTAAGAGTTTTGAATCTCACCAAGAAGACTTTCCCAAAGGAAAGCGGAAAGCCAGAAAACGCAGGCGACTTGCTTTGCAGGGAAGAGGTGTTGTCAGGAGGCGGCGTAGAGCTGGTGTTGTTAGTGATGATGAAAgtgaatcattttcttgttctagTGAAGATAGTATGTCCAGTGAAGAAGAAATACAGGGTGGTGGGACATCTGTAGTTGGCAGCGAGGTCTCAGCTAGTTCGGATGAGGGGCGGTAAGACTTGAGTGCGTGGATGATGCTTTTTGTGCCGTGCTGTAACTCAGTTTTTCAGAAACAGGAGACTTATTTGAATGTGTAAGCTGTAACAATATTGTACATATAGCATAAATTTTGTTATAAAGTTTAGGTTAATTCCTAGGGTAGGCTGTAAATTAGATTCTTGAATGTAGAATATCTTCTTCTACTTATAGATTTAGGGTGTTTTACTTGAGCTGATATTTTCTCTTTATTGAATAATAGCATTTGgcaaggaaaaagaaaaaagaaaaattaattttactcAGTGGTctcttctcaatctttctttatTGAAAAATGATCCTTGTCACCATGGAATACTATACTTCGTTTGTTGTGGCAAGCATGTTTATGATGGCTCTGTTGGAGGTTTCAACTTTTTATAGTGGTAAAACACCACACGGTAAAATTAGTTTGGCTTACCGAAATCTCAAGGTAAAAAATAGTTTGGCTAACTGAAACTAGTTAGATAAAATAGAGGTCCAAGTGCACGATTCCTAGTTTAATTGTCACAATTAGTTCGGCATCTTTATAATCAttcatcaacatcaatttcattatttatctccttttttttcttgtcCTTTATTTTTGGACACGTCTTTTCTATCATAAATATTTTCAGCTTTCTAATGCAATCTTTAACATAGAATATGAAGTGATTTATGTGACGACAAATTATGGATCTTACTTGTTTTGAGTAAGAATCGTGAATGAATTATGGTTTAGATCTTCGATTATTATGCCTCTACGGATTTTTTATActaataatgaatatatttgttGGCCTCTTAAAAATGTAGATTAATGGATACTATGCATCTGTTGATGGATACTACCTATGATTCCATAATTCTAGGAGTATACTTAGTAAAAGACAATTCTTGTTGCATTTGAATTGATTGAAGTATTC
Encoded here:
- the LOC121755773 gene encoding uncharacterized protein LOC121755773 isoform X2 gives rise to the protein MRSRSHRLPIAEPRHDDWVDGSWTVDCVCGVTFDDGEEMVDCDECGVWVHTRCSRYVKSEKSFACDKCKSKSSGGGGSSGVRNESEETEVAEFLVELPTKTLSMENPNPPAVASGRPFRLWADIPMEERVHVQGVPGGEPALFSGIGMSSVFGPQLWKSTGYVPKKFNLRYTEFPLLGQGKVDEKEYEEMDTTNGEKNANKSDNGARVLFSLLKKHDGTSPAPVVDSVSVKGGIVDRGVCQETEAPRQKKKLAGDKPHSAPELSIKKKNSVTVILHSGKRKKEELRTKDQNVKKKVRATDKEGDFKKQNVHGSKAASTFSRDGKHLEFSQGRSCKAVSDDLQCGKDLGDQPLDRLGECATNLASNEHGLEATPKNDVSRGEMLRVGYKGAQVPLESENVSKMCNGVESLTEVNGPRSLIVNEERCQAGTGSVGTGSSGKEPVVAHVRIAAADAKESEHGQDLDIDEANSQPIKKLKIESDADDHRDQLVESLHLNYVKLDAAAEASTQSPGLSVNVVTGEGKVVGMSTVNTEATEAKVLEASRSHIVGRSKTNKPDGSAEGTLHPKREHSGSEGSIGARKRSSGLKPSSEVADELLKSNGTSRSHSTASYQRKAGVSVLRSTSSGIVSKSSENYMALTAQNSSVHIRHELSDSSQGTMKDNASADKVEHVEKCGRPKKLLKEPSRSGPLAKISETKKMSNSFDSKKASDLKDHSLHSSSKVPLGSNVASSHVAGECASLPSVEGASNKAVASAVSGKGEKSYQTGCNPPSKGHVISMTSSASSNIPATLSDEELALLLHQELNSSPRVPRVPRMRHAGSLPQLTGPNATSVLMKRTSSGGKDQGMASRRRTKDFSGDGSHAPLEAVNEVKKLERKPTSQDNRRHNSSYSVDQLSRKEVDGALVKSVPSMKKTNANSSMSSSVDANGHNVSNRPSSRSAADDDRQMVSRQTNRTLPGLIAEIMSEGKRMTYEELCNAVLPET
- the LOC121755773 gene encoding uncharacterized protein LOC121755773 isoform X1, yielding MRSRSHRLPIAEPRHDDWVDGSWTVDCVCGVTFDDGEEMVDCDECGVWVHTRCSRYVKSEKSFACDKCKSKSSGGGGSSGVRNESEETEVAEFLVELPTKTLSMENPNPPAVASGRPFRLWADIPMEERVHVQGVPGGEPALFSGIGMSSVFGPQLWKSTGYVPKKFNLRYTEFPLLGQGKVDEKEYEEMDTTNGEKNANKSDNGARVLFSLLKKHDGTSPAPVVDSVSVKGGIVDRGVCQETEAPRQKKKLAGDKPHSAPELSIKKKNSVTVILHSGKRKKEELRTKDQNVKKKVRATDKEGDFKKQNVHGSKAASTFSRDGKHLEFSQGRSCKAVSDDLQCGKDLGDQPLDRLGECATNLASNEHGLEATPKNDVSRGEMLRVGYKGAQVPLESENVSKMCNGVESLTEVNGPRSLIVNEERCQAGTGSVGTGSSGKEPVVAHVRIAAADAKESEHGQDLDIDEANSQPIKKLKIESDADDHRDQLVESLHLNYVKLDAAAEASTQSPGLSVNVVTGEGKVVGMSTVNTEATEAKVLEASRSHIVGRSKTNKPDGSAEGTLHPKREHSGSEGSIGARKRSSGLKPSSEVADELLKSNGTSRSHSTASYQRKAGVSVLRSTSSGIVSKSSENYMALTAQNSSVHIRHELSDSSQGTMKDNASADKVEHVEKCGRPKKLLKEPSRSGPLAKISETKKMSNSFDSKKASDLKDHSLHSSSKVPLGSNVASSHVAGECASLPSVEGASNKAVASAVSGKGEKSYQTGCNPPSKGHVISMTSSASSNIPATLSDEELALLLHQELNSSPRVPRVPRMRHAGSLPQLTGPNATSVLMKRTSSGGKDQGMASRRRTKDFSGDGSHAPLEAVNEVKKLERKPTSQDNRRHNSSYSVDQLSRKEVDGALVKSVPSMKKTNANSSMSSSVDANGHNVSNRPSSRSAADDDRQMVSRQTNRTLPGLIAEIMSEGKRMTYEELCNAVLPHWPHLRKHNGERYAYSSHSQAVLDCLRNRSEWARLVDRGPKTSVSRKRGKLDTDSLSMESEDNEDQMVKTSKDAGSKSFESHQEDFPKGKRKARKRRRLALQGRGVVRRRRRAGVVSDDESESFSCSSEDSMSSEEEIQGGGTSVVGSEVSASSDEGR
- the LOC121755773 gene encoding uncharacterized protein LOC121755773 isoform X3; this translates as MDTTNGEKNANKSDNGARVLFSLLKKHDGTSPAPVVDSVSVKGGIVDRGVCQETEAPRQKKKLAGDKPHSAPELSIKKKNSVTVILHSGKRKKEELRTKDQNVKKKVRATDKEGDFKKQNVHGSKAASTFSRDGKHLEFSQGRSCKAVSDDLQCGKDLGDQPLDRLGECATNLASNEHGLEATPKNDVSRGEMLRVGYKGAQVPLESENVSKMCNGVESLTEVNGPRSLIVNEERCQAGTGSVGTGSSGKEPVVAHVRIAAADAKESEHGQDLDIDEANSQPIKKLKIESDADDHRDQLVESLHLNYVKLDAAAEASTQSPGLSVNVVTGEGKVVGMSTVNTEATEAKVLEASRSHIVGRSKTNKPDGSAEGTLHPKREHSGSEGSIGARKRSSGLKPSSEVADELLKSNGTSRSHSTASYQRKAGVSVLRSTSSGIVSKSSENYMALTAQNSSVHIRHELSDSSQGTMKDNASADKVEHVEKCGRPKKLLKEPSRSGPLAKISETKKMSNSFDSKKASDLKDHSLHSSSKVPLGSNVASSHVAGECASLPSVEGASNKAVASAVSGKGEKSYQTGCNPPSKGHVISMTSSASSNIPATLSDEELALLLHQELNSSPRVPRVPRMRHAGSLPQLTGPNATSVLMKRTSSGGKDQGMASRRRTKDFSGDGSHAPLEAVNEVKKLERKPTSQDNRRHNSSYSVDQLSRKEVDGALVKSVPSMKKTNANSSMSSSVDANGHNVSNRPSSRSAADDDRQMVSRQTNRTLPGLIAEIMSEGKRMTYEELCNAVLPHWPHLRKHNGERYAYSSHSQAVLDCLRNRSEWARLVDRGPKTSVSRKRGKLDTDSLSMESEDNEDQMVKTSKDAGSKSFESHQEDFPKGKRKARKRRRLALQGRGVVRRRRRAGVVSDDESESFSCSSEDSMSSEEEIQGGGTSVVGSEVSASSDEGR